The DNA region ATGAAGTATGAAATTTTGTTCCCTTCTAGTGTTGAATCTGATTCAGAGCTGATATGCTATTCAgactctgattggtgtggagacagagttcACAAAAGAAGTACTTTTGGATATTTCTTCAAGTATCTGGGAGGTCCTATTTTTTGGTACTCCAAGAAGTAACCAGTGGTTGCATTGTCAACCTGTGAATTCGAGTATATTGCAAGTGCTCTGTCTTCCTGTTAAACGGTTTGGATTCTGAACTTGTTGCAAGATCTGAAGATTAAGGTGAGCAAGCATGCGAAGTTGATGATTCACAACAAATCAACTATAAGCCTTACCAAGAATTCATTGTTGCATGGAAGGAGTAAGCACATTGACACAAAGTTTCTTTTTCTGAGAAATCAGATTCAAAATGGGTGCTTGAAGTTGTTCACTATAGCACTCAGAAGCAGCTGACAGTTGTTCGGACCAAAGCAATCGAGACTGAACCACTTATCCATTTGAGAGATGgaattgatgttgttgattttGATTAGTTGAACATGGATTAAGGGATGGTGTTAAAGTATAATCCAAATTCAAGTAGTTAGTTACATTTTATTTAAATGTCATGTGAGTTTAGAATTAATTTGATTTGCATCTGAATTTCATTTCAGATTCTGAATGTGTATATAAACTGAACTTTCATTTCAGTTAAATAAGATTATCATATTCATGGTAATCGTTTCTATTGTGAAAGAAAGTTACTTAGAGtttttttctctctttctcttccaTTATCTTCTTTATCTTCAATCTTGTGCACCAACTATCATTAAATAGTAAACGAACTGACTTTAAGATAAGTTGTGACCTTTATCTAGTATAAACATGTTCTATAAAAGTGGGAATTTGAATCACATTAATATATGTTTATAGAATCATTATCGATAAGTGTGTAATTAATTTTCAAGGATGACATTGAGGGTAGTTTTTTTGGCATTGCATCATCCATTAATGTCCGGGTGAGCACCTCAGATGTTCTCTGTGGTATGACGTTGTTATTGGGCCTATTTTCTCTTTTTAAAGCAGGTCTCCTTTGTGGAAAATCAATGATATATTAGACATGGACCATTACAGAAGCTTTATAAACTCTTAATTACTTTAATAGGTAATGGATTTCAAAAACACTGAAGTCTGAAAATTTGGTAAGTTTCTAAAATGGAATTTTCTTGAGATGAAGTGTATCACCGGTGTGGTATCTCTGAACCCCTAGAGTTGTTGCGCGTTTAGACATAATGTGGAGGTCTATGAGTTTAGTTAAATTTCCAAGTTATTGTTTACATGTTTAGATGATTCATGCTTTGACATGTGCCTTGTCGATTCGCTCTTATGCTATTCCGTTTCCCTCGTAAACTTACAATGTTATACGCAACGAGATGGTGTCAAGTCGTTGATCGGTGGTTTGATCATATTGCATTCCCATTAAATCTCTCTTTGTAAGCTCCATATAGTTGGAGAATTAGGCCCTGTTTGAATCTCTTTCTAAAAACAATTTCTTTTttctaaaaattaaaaaattaaaaatgtatttggcaaattatttttaaattataaCTTTTAAAAACTGTTGTGTTTTTAACTTTTAAAAACTAAAAAAGTAAAAGAGTTGAAAcatgtttttaattttttaattttggtTTTTTAAATTATAATTCAAATATTAAAACATATTGGAATTGAAAATAACCTATTTTATCTTATTCTTCTCTCTCTTAGACAAAATCCACACAATCTTCTCTCACACACACCAAAGAAAGTGCAACAAAGAAAAAGCGGATCTTCGATTTTTCACTCAGCACAATCTGATTTATAGTTTATGATCTTCAATTTCTTCTCTACAATTTGTGATTCAGATTTTTTAGATTGGTATTTTCACTTTTCCTTTGGTATTTTCTTCATCTTGAACTATTGCCAATAGATTTCAGAGTATGTAATATTCAAGTTTAGATCTAGTAGAAATTATATGAATATTTTTGTTTAAAATTTTGTTGGATTAACCCAATTTGATATGAATTAGTTCGGCATAATCTATCCATTTGTGGAACTGAATTTAGAATTTTAGATCTACTAAAATTTACATGCTAAAATGATAATAAAATCACTTTTGTTTTGATTAGTTGTAAGGAAATTATATTTTAGGATGCTGTTTTAGAGTAGAATAAAATTGTCTGTTCAATGATACTATCATTCATTTGAGAAAAGAGAACAAAAATTCAACCAAAAATTCTCAATATTTATGAGTAGAAAATACTAGTGTAATTAGAATATTGATTCTTGTGATGATATGTATAGATATGGAAGGTGGTTTTGTAAATGTAAGACAATAACTGAGGAGGTGTGTTAGCATTGCAGGTGAGAAGGTATGTTTATCATGACGTGGTTAGATTGAGTGGTCTTGAAAAGCTCATAGATTGTTCTAATATTCAAGTAAGTAAGAAGATTAATGTGAGTTTAAGAAGCAAATAGTAATGATTATAAGTAGAATGAAGTAATGTAGATTGTGAAATACAGGGGTATACGATTCATGGTTGTAAGGAAATTTTTGTATTGATTAGTTTTAAACAGGTTTGAGATTTTGAAAAAGCATGAAGAATAATAGCTATTGTCCGTATTTTGCTGCGCCAGGCTCCTCCTCGACCAGGCCTGCCTCTTCCTCGATTGCACCTACTTCTATTGGGGCACCTGCCATTGTTGCACAGGTAACAAACTCTCTGTTTCTATGCCATGATAATCTTGTATGTTCTTCAAATTTTTGAATAATTCATTTGTTGTGAAATAGTTTTCATTGGACTTGAGGCAATAAAATATGTTTATGTTTTTTATTCTTGTGAATGACTATGTGTGACTTTATTTTAGATTTTCTAAGTTGCTTATTTTTATGATAGATGACAACTAATGTTGACATTAGTGACTCAAAGCTTTGGGCTGATTTTGTAACTAAAGCTTTCATTGACATTATGGTTGATGAAGTTACAAAAGGAAATATGCCAAATGGTGTGTTTCATAATAGAACATGGACCTCAATGACTACTAAGTTGAGTTCCATAACTAATCGATCATTTAAAGTTGGACAACTAAAGGCAAAAATGCATAGGTTGCGGGCCATGTATCGTGAGTTCTATTCACTCTTGCAAAATACCGGATTTGGGTGGAACGCAAAAACAAACACAGTTACTGCAAGTGAAGAGGTCTGGAGAAATTATCTTAAGGTATGTTGCTTATAATTTATAATTTGGGATATTTGAATGTTTCAAAAGATACTGTcaaatttgttttttaatatttcTTCTATATAAATTTTCATTGTACTGTGATTTATATTGGCTgaatatttttctaaatttattaTAATAAGGGATAAAGGGGGAGTGTGGTAACTCTAGAGCCTATTTTCCATGGTTCTTAAGAACTATAGTATTTTACTCTAGTTATAAGTTTCTATTAAGAACATGGTTGATACAAGGTATTTGCTAGTTACAACAGAACTTGTACAATGTAGTATTGGAATTGATTTCTCTGTTTTCTCCAATCCAATAGAACTTCAACAACACAAGAGCAATCACAATTGTCAATAATATGTAACCTCATGATGAATTAGATTCATCTAGGCAGTACACattttaagatttaaaaaaaagagaaagagggAGAGCTATACTGTTATAAAGCTGTTATACATAATGGACAATTTGTTATACATAAGAGCTATATTGTTATACATAAGAGCTATACTGTTATATATAATGGACAATTTGTTATACATAAGAGCTATACATAAGAGGGAGAACTATACTGTTATAAAGGTGTTATACATAATATACATATTCAAAACATTTGTTAACTATAAAGTTGTTATAAATAATGGACAATTTTTACTCTAGTGATTTTCTGTGATGTTTCGGTTAATTATTTATTAAGTATTGTAATTACTTAGAAGAAACAAAGTTGAGAACATGTGAATTTGGAAACTCAGTGGGAAATTCAAAGGGAAAGTAGTCACTCACTATACAACTGAACAAACATGCTACTGATATTATTAGTTTATTACTATGATATACTTCTTTGCCTACCATGTTTTGAATTACTTTTCCATGGCAGCTCATTATATTTGATTATTACTCTTATATTTATCAAGTTAGCTCCTGTAAACTAAATATGCAGATCATACACCAAACTCTGCAATTTTTCGATTATTATTTAGCGACAGTACAAATTATTCAAGTTCTATGCAGTTCTCATTAGTCACAACTTTTGTGGCTACCCTTTTGTTTACGAAGAAACATCAACAAAATTAAATAAGTGTTACTATTGAGTGGTCACATCGATGTGTAGTTTAAGTGAACATGGGATTATTTTATAGTCATCAGTGACTCTGTTTATATGCTTGTTCCTGTTTTTGGAGCCTAATACTTGAGGTTATTGCTACCAGCATCATACCATATATAATCAAACTTTATACTTTATAGTATAGCTGTTGAACAAGCAGCAACATAAGCAACTGGCATTTCTTACCTACAACATGATGCATTATATTACTCTTTCTCTTTTGTCTGTATGTTTGCATTTTCtgtattattttattatttgattttaaaGCCTTTACTTATACTGAACCCTCATAAGGAGGCAAGGCATGAATTTGCGGCAAGGGACAAAAAGCATGAGATACAGTTAGAATTAATACAAACGGATGCAAGGGAGTGGGCAAATTAAAAATTGGAAGTTATTCTTAGGAGATTCTAGGCTTCTCAAACTTCCTAGCCTATCATTTATTATGTCATTTTTATCACTTTTTTATACACTGTAATCCACGTCAGAACCACTTTGATTCTGTTTGTTATACCAAAATCAATATAATTGTGTTGATTCCTCTCTTTTATGTCAATTTACCATTAAATTCCTCTGTGATAAAACATTTTATTGTTTGTTTAACAATTTGATCACAATGCATTTACTGTTTGTTAAATATAGTTATAATGTTTTGAAAGTTTTTAATCTATTTGCAACTGATTTTAGGTACATGATAATGCAACTGGAGTACTTCATCATTCATCTACTCAAGACCCTCCAAATACAGATGAAGAAAATGAGCTTGACAATCAATACCTTAACAATGGGAGTGCGAGTCATGTACATGTTAATGATGATAGTTCAGACGATGATCTACATGAAGTTGAGCATATCACACGTAGTGGAAAGAGACAAGTTCAAGCACGATCCAAGAAAGAGTCTACATCACATATGATGGGAGAGGAACTTTCGGCATGGGCTAAAGCATCTTTAGAAAAAGCTGAGAGGTATAGGGATAGAAATGTGGAGGCTACTTCACGTGTAACATCAGACTGCTCTCTTACTAAGTGTGTGACTGTTCTGGATGAGATGGAAGACATTCCACATGATGCATATGGAAAAGCTTTGGAAAAGTTTATGAATCCTGATTGGAGAGAAGTGTTCATCGCCATGTCTGTTGAGAGGAAACGTGGATGGGTACTTAGACTTTAAGGATAAAGTCTTACTTAAACTTATGGTGATAGTAATGAGACATACTTCTCTTAGTACtttgtttattatttttatgATTGTGTACTTTGTTCTGTTTGCTGACAATTGTTTGTGTTTTTTTGCATTATTTTGAATTTTATAGTTATGTTATAAAACCTTTTTATTTCCTTTTTAATGAATGTACCATTCTTAAGGTTTTGTTATTAAATTGTATGACATGTTCTAACCAGAATTGATATTGATGAAAGTGATGATTCTACTTCTGATGCAAGTGATGATGAATTCGCAGAATTTCTCTTTAATAGTATGATTTATAATTATCATCAGAAATACTTTAACAAAGCAAAGGTGTTGACATCTGTGTTGATTGGTTGTGAGTTTGTTGCTGAAGTATTGAATGGATATGGAACAAGTTGTTTTGATTTATTTCGAATGAAGAAATAATGTTTTATTAATTTTTGTAATGAATTGAGGGAGAAGAACTACTTATGTGACTCAAGAGATGTGCTTGTTGAAGAGAAGGTTACTACATTTTTATTCATAATTGGTCATAATGTTCGTCATAGAGTTGCTTCAATCCGCTTTTAACATTCCACTGAAACAATATCACGCAATTTTAAGG from Lathyrus oleraceus cultivar Zhongwan6 chromosome 1, CAAS_Psat_ZW6_1.0, whole genome shotgun sequence includes:
- the LOC127098647 gene encoding L10-interacting MYB domain-containing protein, with amino-acid sequence MVTLPNYCQDTEVRRYVYHDVVRLSGLEKLIDCSNIQGYTIHGCKEIFVLISFKQMTTNVDISDSKLWADFVTKAFIDIMVDEVTKGNMPNGVFHNRTWTSMTTKLSSITNRSFKVGQLKAKMHRLRAMYREFYSLLQNTGFGWNAKTNTVTASEEVWRNYLKVHDNATGVLHHSSTQDPPNTDEENELDNQYLNNGSASHVHVNDDSSDDDLHEVEHITRSGKRQVQARSKKESTSHMMGEELSAWAKASLEKAERYRDRNVEATSRVTSDCSLTKCVTVLDEMEDIPHDAYGKALEKFMNPDWREVFIAMSVERKRGWVLRL